A region of Thermococcus argininiproducens DNA encodes the following proteins:
- a CDS encoding ABC transporter ATP-binding protein: MARVLLKNVTKKFGNVIAVSRLNLEIKDGEFMVLLGPSGCGKSTTLRMIAGLETPTEGEIWIGDQLVNEIDPTKRNTAMVFQSYALYPHMTVFGNIEFPLRMAGVPKQERAKKVKEVAEFLGISELLNRKPSELSGGQQQRVALARALVREPEVFLLDEPLSNLDAKIRTQMRFELKKLLSYDLGITTIYVTHDQVEAMTMADRIAVMNKGVLQQVGTPNEIFYKPANTFVGTFVGSPPMNLIEGEIIVKDNKTLFNAGEFLLELPMEMEAREKVILGFRPQHVEVSKDAKEGFVKGKLLGIEKLGVESYGHIPYGNLEIVVQLPESMGTSVKEVYWKPRADRIYIFDAKTRELIYG; the protein is encoded by the coding sequence GGGTTTTGCTGAAGAATGTCACAAAGAAATTTGGAAATGTAATAGCTGTTAGTAGGCTAAACCTTGAAATTAAAGATGGAGAGTTCATGGTGCTACTTGGTCCAAGTGGATGTGGGAAATCAACAACTCTTAGAATGATTGCTGGATTGGAAACACCTACAGAAGGTGAGATATGGATTGGCGATCAATTAGTTAATGAAATAGACCCTACTAAGAGAAATACAGCAATGGTATTCCAGAGCTATGCTTTATACCCCCATATGACTGTCTTTGGGAATATTGAATTTCCTCTAAGAATGGCTGGTGTTCCAAAACAGGAACGAGCCAAAAAGGTAAAAGAAGTTGCAGAGTTCCTGGGAATAAGTGAGTTGTTAAATAGAAAACCAAGCGAGTTAAGTGGTGGGCAACAACAAAGAGTGGCACTTGCAAGAGCCCTTGTAAGAGAGCCCGAGGTGTTTTTACTAGATGAACCTTTAAGCAACTTGGATGCAAAAATAAGAACCCAAATGCGTTTTGAGCTTAAAAAACTCCTAAGCTATGACTTAGGAATAACAACAATTTACGTAACTCACGATCAGGTCGAGGCTATGACAATGGCCGATAGAATAGCCGTTATGAATAAAGGAGTTCTCCAACAAGTTGGAACTCCAAATGAAATCTTTTACAAACCCGCGAACACTTTCGTCGGTACGTTTGTAGGGAGCCCCCCTATGAATCTAATTGAAGGAGAAATAATTGTAAAAGACAACAAGACACTCTTTAATGCTGGTGAATTTTTGTTAGAGCTTCCAATGGAAATGGAAGCCAGAGAGAAAGTGATTCTAGGCTTCAGACCCCAACATGTAGAAGTAAGCAAAGACGCAAAGGAAGGGTTTGTTAAAGGAAAGCTCCTAGGTATCGAAAAACTAGGGGTAGAAAGTTATGGCCATATTCCCTATGGCAACTTAGAGATAGTTGTTCAACTTCCAGAAAGTATGGGAACCAGTGTGAAAGAGGTTTACTGGAAACCAAGGGCAGACAG